One window from the genome of Bradyrhizobium xenonodulans encodes:
- a CDS encoding TRAP transporter small permease yields the protein MPATRAFSVRRMIVRASSALLAVERLALMGLMYLLTGLILVNVITRYARFPIYWIDESAVYCVVWLTFVGASAMTRLRLDFAVTMLTERLSPQRQKIAKVISTGLVVVFGIALTVTCVLWMDPIGLARAGFDGRKLAAETFNFLYTEHTQTLNWPTWVLYLTLPIFAVSMTIHGLANLLEDLELVPRTPPKGFQLSELDGVN from the coding sequence ATGCCGGCCACGCGCGCGTTCAGCGTCCGACGCATGATCGTCCGCGCCTCCAGCGCCCTGCTCGCCGTCGAACGCCTCGCGCTGATGGGCCTGATGTACCTGCTCACCGGCCTGATCCTGGTGAACGTCATCACCCGCTACGCCCGCTTTCCGATCTACTGGATCGACGAATCCGCGGTCTATTGCGTGGTCTGGCTGACCTTCGTCGGCGCTTCCGCGATGACGCGGCTGCGGCTCGACTTCGCGGTCACGATGCTCACCGAGCGTCTCTCGCCGCAGCGCCAGAAGATCGCAAAGGTGATCTCGACCGGCCTCGTCGTCGTGTTCGGAATCGCCCTGACCGTCACCTGCGTGCTCTGGATGGACCCGATTGGCCTCGCCCGCGCCGGCTTCGACGGGCGCAAGCTCGCCGCCGAAACCTTCAACTTCCTCTACACCGAGCATACCCAGACGCTGAACTGGCCGACCTGGGTGCTCTATTTGACGCTGCCGATCTTCGCGGTGTCGATGACCATTCACGGCCTCGCCAATTTGCTGGAAGACCTCGAGCTGGTCCCGCGCACGCCGCCGAAGGGCTTTCAGCTCTCCGAGCTCGACGGGGTCAATTGA